From the Winogradskyella forsetii genome, the window AGTCGATAAACGCCAAGGCATTACAAGAAGTCCAGAAATGACGCCAATACAACGTTTGGATCTGGCAAGTAGTTATGTTAACGGAAGCCAGACGGGATTAACCGCCACAGAAACCACTTTAATTAAACAAGCTAAAGATGCTTTAAAAGCATTGTTCTCTGAAACCAACAGCTTCTATAATAAAGACTGGAAGGCGTATAAAGAAGAAATGAAACAGGTTCAAATAGATCCTTTTAAAGACATCAAAACTTTTACAATTGACTGATACCAATTTAACTTTAAAACCAAACCATATGAAAAAATTACTTTTATTACTTTGTGTAAGTACCATTCTGTTTTCTTGTAAAGAGGACAAGGATACCACAGTCGTTCAGCGCGATATTGAGAAGTACACCATTGAACAGTTTATGGACAATGAAGCGGTAAGTGGAGGAAGTTTTTCCCATGACAATAGTACGCTATTGATTTCTAGCAACCGCTCAGGGATTTATAATGTATATACCATTCCAACCAAAGGTGGTGAAATGACTCCGATTACTGCTTCTGACAGTACCTCTTACTTTGCAAATTCCTATTTTCCTGAAGACAACAGAATGTTAATTAGTGCAGATGGAAATGGAGATGAAATCAGTCACTTATACGTTAGGGAATTAGACGGCACAATCACAGATATCACACCTATAGAAGGTGCAAAAGCCGATTTCTATGGCTGGTCTAAAGATGATAAGCATTTGTATTATGGTTCCAATAAGCGCGATCCTAAATTTTTCGATGTCTATAAAATGTCCATTGACAATTACACTTCTGAAATGCTTTATCAAAATAATGATGGTATGAATTTTAGCGGTATGTCTGAAGATGAAAACTATTTCGCACTTTCTAAAACCGTAAATACAAATGATAGTGACTTGTTTATTTATAATGCTAAAACAGAAGAAACCACAAAAATTAATGATACCATGAGCGGTAATTCTGCTCAGGATTTTTCTAAGGATAACAACACCTTTTATTATACGACTGATGATGGCTCCGAATTCTCCTATTTAATGTCTTATGATTTAGATTCCAAGGAAAAGAAAAAAGTAGTTGAAAAGTCTTGGGATGTTGTAGGTAGTGGATTTACTTCTGATGGTAGCTATATGCTTGTCTATGTAAACGAAGATGGTAAAAACGCCATTGAAGTATTAGACACCCAAACTATGAAACCAATAGAATTACCAGTTTTTGAAGGTAAAAGTATTACCAGTGTGCGCTTTAGTGATGACGAAAAGTGGATGCGTATGTATGTGGGAGGTTCTAATTCGCCTTCAGACTTATATACCTACAATCTGGAAACAAAAGAGCAGCATAAACTGACCAATGTATTAAATGATGCTATAAATCCAGAAGATTTAGTTAATGCCAAAGTAATACGATATAAATCATTCGATGGCACCGAAATACCGGCCATTTATTACTTACCTCATCAAGCTTCGGCGGAAAACAAGGTTCCTGCAATGGTTTGGGTTCATGGTGGACCTGGTGGACAAACACGTCAGAATTTTAGTTCGTTGATGCAATATATGGTGAATCACGGCTATGCCGTGTTGGCAGTTAATAATCGAGGAAGTAGTGGTTATGGGAAAACATTCTTTCAAATGGATGATAAAAACCATGGCGAAAAGGATTTACAAGATTGTGTTGAGGGTAAAAATTGGTTGGCATCACAACCACAAATTGATGGTGACAAAATCGGAATTATAGGTGGTTCTTATGGTGGTTATATGACCATGGCTGCCTTAACCTACGCACCAGAAGAATTTGATGTTGGTGTCAATCTATTTGGTGTTACCAATTGGATGCGTACCTTAAAGAGTATTCCACCGTATTGGGAGTCGTTTAGAGAAGCGCTTTATGACGAATTGGGAGACCCATTTTCAGCAGATTCGGTGCGTTTAAAGCGTATTTCACCATTATTCCATACAGATAAAGTCACTAAACCTTTAATTGTATTACAAGGTGCAAAAGACCCAAGGGTATTACAAGTAGAATCGGATGAAATTGTGGCTGGTGTTAGACAAAATGGTGTTCCTGTGGAATATGTTTTGTTTGATGATGAAGGTCATGGCTTTATTAAAAAAGAAAACCAAATCGAGGCCTATAGTCGAATTTTAAAATTCCTTGATACGCATCTCAAAAATGAGAATGCACCTATTGATGGTGAAACCTCATCTGAAAAGATTGAAAGTGAAACGAAATAAATAGTTGAATCGCTTTAACTAAAAAATCCCATGCAGTTCTTATGAAAGTATGGGATTTTTCAATTTTAAAAGTATTTTTACTCCATCTGTTTGAGGCTATTTTGATCTTCAATTTTGAGGAAATCGTCATAGTTGGTTAATAATCGTTTTCCTATATTATTTCTATAGATGCTGAATGTTCAATAGCCTCACGACTATATTCAAAATAACAGGTTTCAACATTGAGACTCGATATATTTAGGAGCACCTTACTAATTTTTTTAGACTTTGTTGAAGCTGTCTGTCGTATATACACGGCTGTAATATTTTTGGGGAAAAGTTTGCATACACGTTCATAAATATAGGCATCTTGCTGTGAGTCATCTCCTAATAATACGTAATTTAGATTAGGGTAAAACGAAATGATTTCTTTAATCTTTTCAAATTTATGGTCGTGTCCGCCTCTACCTGTCAACAAAAAATCAGAAATACCAGCCTTAATTTTTTTCAGTTTTATAACCGCCTTTGGCAATTTATGAAGTCGAGCAAAAGCCACAATAAATTCGTATAAATTATATTCGCTACTAGAAACGTAAAAAAATGAGTTAAATGCCAAATCAGTAGTTTGTCCGGCTTCACTCAATGCCTTATAGTGTTTTACAACATCCGTAAAAATTTTTCTTCGATTTACATTTCGAAGCAGCATGACGTAGAGTTTTTTAAAAAAATTATTACTATGGGAAATTAAAAATGTATCATCAATATCTGAAATAATACCTAATTTGCCTTTGTATGGTTTCAATAACTCAGCACAATTAACAATACCAAATTCACCTATTTTGCAACTCACATCATAACGATGCCAGCCGCTTTCAAGATGGTCTTTATAGGGCAAGCTAAATTTAAAATAACCATCCTTGAGCGTTTTGGTGGTAACTTCTATGTTCTTAAAACGTAGCGTAACTTCAATATTGGGATAAGGCTTAATTCTGAACATGTGCAGTACGGCAACGGCATGCTTAATTCCCTCACTGTCCAATCGATATTTATCTGGCGCCCACGATTTGAATACGTGACCTGTAACCACAAGTTCTTGGTCATTAACATAGCCTCGGTACAATTTTAAATCTAATTTTGGCACAATACGTTGGATTAAAGTTTATAAACTAGTTAAATTTATACATAATTCAAAAAACAGATGTCTAGAAAACCTGAAATATTAGTAATTTTTAATCCTATTTCTGGTGATATCAACAAAAAACCAATACTTAATGATATCGCTTTAGAAGCTGAAATAAAAGGCTTTAACCTGAAAAAATATAAAACCACTGGTAACAATGATCTCGATAAAATAAAAAATATTCTTAACGATACATCTTTTAAACATGTCATCGTCGTAGGTGGCGATGGTACCTTGCAATTAGCTGCCAATGCTATAATGGAAAAAAACCTACCGCTTGGTATTATTCCAGCAGGATCATCCAATGGATTCGCATCAAATTTAAATTTACCTACTCAACTTAGTGCGCAAATCGCTGTGACTTTTGGTAACCACAGTATTGATGTTGATATGCTATCCGTAAACGGTGATTTATGCCTTCACATTGCAGATATTGGAGTTAACGCTGTACTTATTAAAAATTATGAGGATTCCAGAATCAGAGGGAAGCTTGGTTATGCTCTACAAACCATTCCTTCGTTGGTAAAATCGGATTATCCATACCAATTTGAAATTATCATCAACCATGAAAAGTTCACAAAAGAAGGTATTATGCTAGCCATTGCAAATGCCAAACAGTTTGGTACAGGTGCCACTATCAATCCTGATGGAGAACTCAATGATGGTCAGTTTGAGATTCTGGTTTTTAAAAAAATGGATGTTATACAAATTCTTCAAACTTTAAAAAATACGCCTAGGATGGATAAGGATTTTGTAGAATGTTTTTCAGCCAATAAAGCCAAAATTGCGATACCAAAGCCTATTGAATTTCAA encodes:
- a CDS encoding App1 family protein: MPKLDLKLYRGYVNDQELVVTGHVFKSWAPDKYRLDSEGIKHAVAVLHMFRIKPYPNIEVTLRFKNIEVTTKTLKDGYFKFSLPYKDHLESGWHRYDVSCKIGEFGIVNCAELLKPYKGKLGIISDIDDTFLISHSNNFFKKLYVMLLRNVNRRKIFTDVVKHYKALSEAGQTTDLAFNSFFYVSSSEYNLYEFIVAFARLHKLPKAVIKLKKIKAGISDFLLTGRGGHDHKFEKIKEIISFYPNLNYVLLGDDSQQDAYIYERVCKLFPKNITAVYIRQTASTKSKKISKVLLNISSLNVETCYFEYSREAIEHSASIEII
- a CDS encoding S9 family peptidase, which translates into the protein MKKLLLLLCVSTILFSCKEDKDTTVVQRDIEKYTIEQFMDNEAVSGGSFSHDNSTLLISSNRSGIYNVYTIPTKGGEMTPITASDSTSYFANSYFPEDNRMLISADGNGDEISHLYVRELDGTITDITPIEGAKADFYGWSKDDKHLYYGSNKRDPKFFDVYKMSIDNYTSEMLYQNNDGMNFSGMSEDENYFALSKTVNTNDSDLFIYNAKTEETTKINDTMSGNSAQDFSKDNNTFYYTTDDGSEFSYLMSYDLDSKEKKKVVEKSWDVVGSGFTSDGSYMLVYVNEDGKNAIEVLDTQTMKPIELPVFEGKSITSVRFSDDEKWMRMYVGGSNSPSDLYTYNLETKEQHKLTNVLNDAINPEDLVNAKVIRYKSFDGTEIPAIYYLPHQASAENKVPAMVWVHGGPGGQTRQNFSSLMQYMVNHGYAVLAVNNRGSSGYGKTFFQMDDKNHGEKDLQDCVEGKNWLASQPQIDGDKIGIIGGSYGGYMTMAALTYAPEEFDVGVNLFGVTNWMRTLKSIPPYWESFREALYDELGDPFSADSVRLKRISPLFHTDKVTKPLIVLQGAKDPRVLQVESDEIVAGVRQNGVPVEYVLFDDEGHGFIKKENQIEAYSRILKFLDTHLKNENAPIDGETSSEKIESETK
- a CDS encoding diacylglycerol/lipid kinase family protein, which encodes MSRKPEILVIFNPISGDINKKPILNDIALEAEIKGFNLKKYKTTGNNDLDKIKNILNDTSFKHVIVVGGDGTLQLAANAIMEKNLPLGIIPAGSSNGFASNLNLPTQLSAQIAVTFGNHSIDVDMLSVNGDLCLHIADIGVNAVLIKNYEDSRIRGKLGYALQTIPSLVKSDYPYQFEIIINHEKFTKEGIMLAIANAKQFGTGATINPDGELNDGQFEILVFKKMDVIQILQTLKNTPRMDKDFVECFSANKAKIAIPKPIEFQIDGEYLGKVSEIDVKILPKKLKVLVNK